Proteins from one Mercurialis annua linkage group LG7, ddMerAnnu1.2, whole genome shotgun sequence genomic window:
- the LOC126654501 gene encoding probable serine/threonine-protein kinase WNK11, protein MPTAMPNSSDRDGEPFVEVDPSGRFGRYDDLLGCGAVKKVYRAFDQEEGIEVAWNQVQLRNFIEDPVLIKRLHSEVDLLRSLKNKYIIVCYSVWLDDENGKLNFITEVCTSGNLRNYRVKHRHVSLKALKKWSKQVLEGLVYLHTHDPCIIHRDLNCSNIFVNGNIGQVKIGDLGFATITGKNHVAHSLLGTPEFMAPELYEEDYTELVDIYSFGMCLLEMVTAEIPYSECNSIAKIYKKVTTGVKPQAMNKVTDSEVKAFIEKCIGEPNARPSASELLTDPFFSEVTVDEAESNV, encoded by the exons ATGCCAACTGCAATGCCCAATTCATCTGATAGAGATGGTGAACCATTTGTTGAAGTTGATCCTTCTGGACGATTTGGTCGGTATGATGATCTGCTCGGTTGTGGTGCTGTCAAGAAGGTCTATCGAGCATTTGATCAAGAGGAAGGTATAGAGGTGGCGTGGAATCAGGTGCAATTGAGGAACTTTATTGAAGATCCTGTACTTATCAAAAGGCTCCACTCAGAGGTTGATTTGTTGAGATCTTTAAAGAACAAATATATAATTGTTTGCTATAGTGTTTGGTTGGATGACGAGAATGGCAAACTCAACTTCATTACTGAGGTGTGCACATCTGGAAATTTAAGAAACTATAGAGTTAAGCATCGCCATGTCTCGTTGAAAGCATTGAAGAAGTGGTCAAAACAAGTACTTGAGGGATTGGTGTACCTGCACACTCATGATCCGTGCATTATTCATAGAGATTTGAATTGCAGTAACATCTTTGTTAATGGGAACATTGGCCAG GTAAAGATCGGTGATCTCGGGTTCGCAACAATAACAGGAAAAAACCATGTTGCACATTCACTCTTAGGCACACCAGAGTTTATGGCACCGGAATTATACGAGGAAGATTACACCGAGTTAGTTGACATATACTCATTCGGGATGTGCTTACTAGAGATGGTTACAGCAGAGATACCATATAGTGAATGCAACAGTATTGCCAAGATATACAAAAAGGTGACTACTGGAGTAAAGCCTCAAGCCATGAACAAGGTGACTGATTCAGAAGTGAAGGCGTTTATCGAGAAATGCATAGGCGAGCCAAATGCACGACCTTCAGCTTCTGAGTTGCTCACTGATCCTTTCTTTTCTGAAGTCACTGTGGATGAGGCGGAATCAAATGTTTGA
- the LOC126655353 gene encoding BTB/POZ domain-containing protein At5g48130 — protein sequence MDATSSKASSVASSPFPSPNIGALLKIKIISWSQETGLPVAVSVRVGERMFNLHNNPLSSKSGYFKKRLIETTELELPQEFPGGPEIFEMIALLIYGSSTLIDPFNVAALRCAAEFLEMTEEYSCGNLCQRLDLYLNQVVLQSWDDTLIVLQRCQTLLPWSEELLIVGRCIESLAFMACMEILDPERRRDRPVITSEALNGQAWSCETAKEIVIHDLWIRDLIALPFEFIKRIIGSLRRQGMKEKYVAPIIVFYANKWVLSKKTIQFWESSGDRHSDEANNRVSLILQGIIDLLPRREKARRVIPVGFYLALLSRSFEIGLKSESNAKLRDQIASLLPLAQVEDFLIPKSGIHSISSSMELTTMESIFSTYVSSNMDINNTTSLGNSTIAELWDTYLSLIASDPKMKPERFVALVETVPISCRQSHDQLYRAMSTFLQAHLDASQKEKELVCKYLNCQLLSQEACIEAVQNELMPLRMIIQALFVQQLNTHQAFKDCSDSFRFPNCGEFSGSLPSSRCPNSKSENLAETTSPYSEGAEPANRTLSFLLQKDVAAQRYDLSRKEYESTSFRIQSLEQELLSLKKSLQLQSRPKRAEPAPIKPQTIKPYGMESRSLSKKRNPLVQTTGCIGSVNFASHRKYANRLLKIIRRFNLFGSRKTKRKHSTSGLVDKSAK from the exons ATGGATGCTACAAGCTCAAAAGCCAGTTCCGTCGCCTCAAGTCCGTTTCCTTCGCCTAACATTGGAGCTTTACTCAAGATTAAGATCATTTCATG GAGCCAAGAGACTGGTTTACCTGTTGCAGTTAGCGTTCGAGTTGGTGAAAGAATGTTCAACCTTCACAAT AATCCTTTATCTTCGAAAAGTGGATATTTCAAGAAACGATTGATCGAGACAACAGAGCTTGAACTGCCACAAGAGTTTCCTGGAGGGCCGGAAATCTTTGAGATGATTGCTTTACTCATATATGGTTCTTCGACATTGATTGACCCTTTCAATGTAGCAGCCCTGAGATGTGCAGCGGAATTCCTTGAAATGACAGAAGAGTACAGCTGCGGTAATCTATGTCAGCGTCTCGATCTTTATTTGAATCAAGTTGTATTGCAAAGCTGGGATGATACCTTGATAGTTCTCCAGAGATGTCAAACACTACTTCCATGGTCTGAAGAGCTTCTGATTGTTGGCCGCTGCATCGAGTCACTAGCCTTCATGGCTTGCATGGAAATTCTTGATCCagagcgaagaagggacaggcCAGTTATTACATCGGAGGCGTTAAATGGCCAAGCTTGGAGTTGCGAAACAGCCAAGGAGATTGTTATCCATGATCTTTGGATTAGAGACTTAATTGCGCTGCCATTTGAATTCATCAAAAGAATTATAGGATCCTTAAGACGCCAAGGAATGAAAGAAAAATACGTCGCTCCAATCATAGTTTTTTATGCAAACAAATGGGTTCTATCTAAAAAGACAATACAATTTTGGGAGAGTTCTGGAGATAGACATAGCGATGAAGCAAATAACAGAGTTTCACTTATACTGCAGGGTATTATTGACTTGTTGCCAAGGAGAGAGAAAGCTAGAAGAGTGATTCCTGTTGGATTTTACTTAGCATTGCTTTCTAGATCTTTTGAGATTGGGTTAAAAAGTGAAAGCAATGCAAAGTTGCGAGATCAGATTGCTTCTCTGTTACCCTTAGCTCAAGTGGAAGATTTTCTAATTCCGAAAAGTGGGATACATTCGATTTCTTCTAGCATGGAGTTGACTACCATGGAAAGCATATTTTCTACATATGTGTCATCTAACATGGATATAAACAACACTACTTCGCTAGGAAATTCGACTATTGCAGAATTATGGGATACATACCTCTCTCTTATTGCTTCTGATCCAAAAATGAAGCCCGAAAGATTCGTAGCACTCGTCGAAACAGTACCAATATCATGCAGGCAGAGCCACGATCAACTGTACAGAGCAATGAGCACTTTTCTGCAG GCACACCTAGATGCATCgcaaaaagaaaaggaattaGTCTGCAAATACCTCAATTGCCAACTACTATCCCAAGAGGCATGCATTGAAGCAGTTCAAAATGAGTTGATGCCCTTACGAATGATCATCCAAGCTCTCTTCGTTCAACAGCTGAATACACATCAAGCTTTCAAAGATTGCTCAGATTCCTTTAGGTTTCCAAACTGCGGAGAATTCTCAGGAAGCCTTCCAAGCTCAAGGTGTCCAAACTCCAAAAGCGAAAATTTAGCTGAGACTACTAGCCCGTATAGTGAAGGAGCAGAGCCAGCAAATAGAACGTTGAGCTTTTTGCTGCAAAAAGATGTTGCAGCACAGAGATACGATTTATCAAGAAAGGAGTATGAATCTACGAGCTTTAGAATTCAGAGCCTTGAACAAGAGCTGCTGTCCTTGAAAAAGAGCCTTCAATTGCAGAGTAGACCAAAGAGAGCAGAACCAGCGCCAATCAAACCGCAAACCATCAAGCCATATGGAATGGAAAGCAGATCTCTAAGCAAGAAGAGGAACCCACTTGTACAAACTACTGGTTGCATTGGTTCTGTGAATTTTGCTTCACACAGAAAGTATGCTAATAGGCTGCTCAAAATTATCCGCCGGTTCAACTTGTTTGGAAGTAGAAAAACTAAGAGAAAGCACAGTACATCTGGGCTGGTAGACAAGTCtgcaaagtaa